From Cyanobacteria bacterium FACHB-DQ100, one genomic window encodes:
- a CDS encoding trypsin-like peptidase domain-containing protein, protein TPVETIVQPPSRFEVAALAVSNQPLSIAQLTGRSVPAIVRIRTTSGRGSGFVIDSSGLVITNHHVVGSAFTVNVDLYDGSTRIGRVLRRDSELDAALVQLDGESTEISGLPLCQTNAVRVGESVIAIGNPLSLSNSVTQGIVSGFRRDGDRSLIQTDTAINPGNSGGPLMNRQGAVIGIVTEKIASKGIEGLGFALPIEQVLHRLNVQIVQPDRAALDDCGNPIATSQSEQRSL, encoded by the coding sequence CCACCCCTGTAGAGACGATCGTTCAACCGCCATCTCGGTTTGAAGTGGCAGCCTTAGCCGTCTCGAACCAACCGCTCTCGATCGCTCAATTAACCGGACGCAGCGTTCCCGCGATCGTCAGAATCCGCACAACTAGCGGACGTGGAAGTGGATTTGTGATCGATTCTTCGGGACTGGTGATCACGAATCATCATGTCGTGGGTTCTGCATTTACGGTGAATGTCGATCTGTATGATGGCAGTACCCGCATCGGGCGAGTTTTGCGGCGCGATTCTGAACTTGATGCCGCGCTGGTTCAACTCGACGGCGAATCGACCGAAATTTCTGGCTTACCACTTTGTCAGACGAATGCAGTGCGAGTCGGAGAATCGGTGATTGCGATCGGCAATCCTTTATCCCTTTCTAATAGTGTGACTCAGGGCATTGTGAGCGGATTTCGACGCGATGGCGATCGCAGCTTAATTCAAACAGATACCGCGATCAATCCAGGTAACAGTGGCGGCCCTTTGATGAATCGCCAAGGTGCAGTCATTGGGATTGTGACTGAGAAGATCGCCAGTAAAGGGATTGAAGGACTGGGATTTGCTTTACCCATCGAACAAGTGCTGCATCGGCTGAATGTCCAGATCGTTCAACCCGATCGCGCAGCACTCGATGACTGTGGCAATCCGATTGCAACCTCTCAATCGGAGCAACGATCGCTCTAA
- a CDS encoding response regulator transcription factor — MPEQLLLVDDEPGLREAVQAYLEDSGYTVHTATNGQEGWETVQRVLPDLVITDVMMPQVSGYEFLKQLRDDPRFKTLPVIFLTARGMKSDRIQGYDAGCDAYLPKPFDPEELVAIVGRLLQQRADIKSTGGDSDVNLAALSRQIAEIQAELKGRGAIAQKTTPMKLDFTPREQSVLDLVVDGLMNKEIARRLDTSVRNVEKYVSRLFSKTGTNSRTELVRFALEHGLMTPNQQRQTGA; from the coding sequence ATGCCGGAGCAACTTCTATTAGTCGATGACGAACCTGGACTCCGGGAAGCGGTACAAGCCTATCTCGAAGACAGCGGCTATACGGTACACACTGCGACCAATGGACAGGAAGGATGGGAAACCGTGCAGCGCGTCCTGCCCGATCTCGTGATCACCGATGTGATGATGCCCCAAGTCAGCGGCTACGAATTCCTCAAGCAACTGCGCGACGATCCCCGCTTCAAAACGCTGCCTGTGATCTTTCTCACCGCACGCGGCATGAAAAGCGATCGCATCCAGGGCTACGATGCAGGCTGCGATGCTTATCTACCCAAGCCGTTTGATCCGGAAGAACTCGTGGCGATCGTGGGACGGTTGCTTCAGCAAAGAGCAGATATCAAATCAACAGGCGGCGATAGTGATGTCAATCTTGCAGCACTTTCGCGCCAAATTGCTGAAATTCAAGCCGAACTCAAAGGGCGAGGCGCGATCGCTCAAAAGACCACTCCGATGAAGCTCGATTTCACCCCCAGAGAACAAAGCGTTCTCGACTTAGTCGTGGATGGGTTGATGAACAAAGAGATTGCCCGTCGGCTCGATACGAGCGTCCGCAACGTCGAGAAATACGTCAGTCGCCTGTTTAGCAAGACGGGCACCAATAGCCGCACTGAGCTAGTCAGATTCGCACTGGAACACGGACTCATGACTCCCAATCAGCAACGTCAAACTGGAGCGTAA
- a CDS encoding MFS transporter, whose translation MSTFAKLTPQTRQNLGVLFTAGLLFWASLASLLPTLPLYLQSIGAPDNQLGIVMGAFAIGLLIFRPQAGRMADQQGRKIVLLIGIAVATLAPICHLLTQSIPLLMLVRAFHGISIAALTTAYSSLVVDLAPAENRGELIGYMSLVNPIGMALGPALGGYLQELTTYGAVFVMSSLLGMMSLTCAMFVHAPPVQHQPQNSKTQGVFWRLLLSDRIRVPTITMLLVGIAFGAISTFIPLHIKSAGVELNSGLFYTAGAITGFLARFVAGKASDRYGRGRFITIGLLCYTVAMLLLWQANSASLFLLSAALQGFGGGTVLPIMIALVADRCQPFERGRIFGLFVGGFDLGIALAGPILGSVSSAIGYRGLYAVSSIVVFTALIVFMTLSSKSVAHSFRFALGYGKDPYAIPKDQLLTT comes from the coding sequence TTGAGTACGTTTGCCAAGTTAACCCCCCAGACACGGCAAAATCTGGGGGTATTGTTTACGGCAGGGTTGTTGTTTTGGGCGAGTTTAGCCAGCCTTTTACCCACTCTGCCGTTGTATTTACAATCGATCGGCGCACCGGACAATCAGCTTGGAATTGTCATGGGCGCATTTGCGATCGGCTTATTAATCTTTCGTCCCCAAGCTGGCAGAATGGCAGATCAGCAGGGACGCAAGATTGTCCTGCTGATTGGAATCGCGGTTGCAACACTGGCTCCGATTTGTCATTTACTCACGCAGTCGATTCCGTTGTTAATGCTGGTTAGAGCCTTTCACGGGATTAGCATTGCCGCGCTGACAACGGCATATAGTTCGCTGGTCGTTGACCTCGCACCGGCTGAGAATCGGGGGGAACTGATCGGATATATGAGCTTAGTGAATCCGATCGGGATGGCATTAGGCCCAGCGCTGGGCGGGTATCTCCAAGAACTCACCACTTATGGCGCTGTGTTTGTGATGAGTTCACTGCTAGGCATGATGAGCCTGACTTGCGCCATGTTCGTTCATGCGCCGCCAGTCCAGCATCAACCGCAAAACTCTAAAACCCAAGGTGTATTTTGGCGATTGTTGCTCAGCGATCGTATCCGGGTTCCCACGATTACGATGTTGCTTGTGGGGATTGCATTTGGAGCAATTTCAACCTTTATTCCACTCCACATTAAGAGTGCTGGAGTAGAGCTAAATTCCGGACTGTTCTACACAGCCGGGGCGATTACGGGATTTCTGGCGCGGTTTGTGGCTGGAAAGGCAAGCGATCGCTATGGGCGGGGACGATTTATTACGATCGGGTTGCTTTGTTATACCGTTGCAATGCTTTTGTTGTGGCAAGCGAATTCTGCAAGCTTGTTTTTGCTCTCAGCCGCACTCCAAGGATTTGGCGGCGGAACAGTTCTGCCGATTATGATCGCGCTGGTTGCAGATCGCTGTCAGCCGTTTGAGCGCGGACGGATTTTCGGTTTGTTCGTCGGTGGCTTTGATCTTGGAATTGCTTTAGCAGGCCCGATTTTAGGCAGTGTTTCTAGTGCGATCGGCTATCGGGGATTGTATGCGGTTTCATCGATCGTCGTCTTCACGGCATTGATTGTGTTTATGACGCTGTCTAGTAAAAGCGTGGCGCATTCATTCCGGTTTGCTTTGGGATATGGCAAAGATCCCTATGCCATTCCCAAAGATCAGTTGTTGACGACTTAG
- a CDS encoding glycosyltransferase, whose amino-acid sequence MSFLPFVSIIVPIYNGETDLPALLDCLRAQTYPHFECLLVDNNSSDRTAELLKAAESERIRSLKQFQIQSSYAARNTGIQNATGEILAFTDADCRPDPDWLTHLVQPFIDPAVGLVAGEIKALSGHTLLEQYADRQATLSQKHTLNHPFCPYGQTANLAVRRAALPQVGLFRPYLTTGGDADICWRILRQTDWQLRFAESAIVRHRHRATLAELRSQWRRYGRSNRYLHELHGIALMREPHFAEYRYRSLRWLLKELPIASLNLLRGKASWVDLISTPIGLLCLQARAQGQRQAQLSKAAHTIEPVSNSCLPNLIDSKFAKFE is encoded by the coding sequence ATGAGTTTTTTACCATTCGTTTCGATTATTGTGCCAATTTACAACGGTGAAACCGATTTACCCGCCTTGCTCGATTGCCTACGGGCACAGACTTATCCCCATTTCGAGTGCTTGCTAGTCGATAACAACAGTAGCGATCGCACCGCCGAACTTTTAAAGGCAGCAGAATCGGAGCGCATTCGATCGCTGAAGCAATTCCAGATTCAAAGTTCTTATGCGGCTCGTAATACAGGCATTCAAAATGCAACCGGGGAAATTCTTGCCTTTACCGATGCCGACTGTCGCCCCGACCCGGACTGGCTGACCCATTTGGTGCAGCCATTTATCGATCCAGCCGTGGGATTGGTCGCTGGAGAAATCAAAGCGCTTTCGGGACACACCTTGTTAGAGCAATACGCCGATCGTCAAGCAACCCTCTCGCAAAAACACACGCTGAATCATCCCTTCTGTCCCTACGGTCAAACTGCCAATCTCGCCGTTCGGAGGGCAGCACTGCCCCAAGTCGGCTTATTTCGTCCCTACTTAACCACTGGCGGCGATGCGGATATTTGCTGGCGAATTTTGCGCCAAACCGATTGGCAATTGCGCTTTGCAGAAAGCGCGATCGTGCGTCACCGTCATCGCGCTACCCTGGCTGAACTCCGGAGCCAATGGCGCAGATACGGACGTTCAAACCGCTATCTTCATGAGCTACACGGCATCGCCCTGATGCGCGAACCCCATTTTGCGGAATACCGTTACCGATCGCTGCGCTGGCTCCTGAAAGAATTACCGATCGCATCGCTGAACCTGCTTCGAGGCAAAGCCAGTTGGGTCGATTTGATCAGTACCCCGATCGGGCTTCTTTGTCTGCAAGCTCGCGCTCAAGGGCAACGACAAGCGCAACTTTCAAAGGCAGCCCATACGATCGAACCCGTAAGCAATTCCTGCTTACCAAACTTAATTGATTCAAAATTCGCTAAATTTGAGTAA
- a CDS encoding fasciclin domain-containing protein, with translation MANLLQTASEAGSFKTLVSAIDKAGIASELENDGTFTLLAPTDEAFAKLPKETLNALLEDLPKLRRVLSYHILDGDVRFEDLTEIEEAPTLEGSVIAVDHQGGIKVNDIAVTKADILADNGVIHAIDGILMPAILAGS, from the coding sequence ATGGCAAATCTTTTACAAACTGCATCCGAAGCGGGATCATTCAAAACGCTGGTTTCGGCGATCGACAAAGCTGGCATTGCTTCAGAGCTTGAAAATGATGGGACGTTCACCCTACTGGCTCCGACTGATGAAGCCTTTGCCAAGTTGCCCAAGGAAACCCTGAATGCACTGCTCGAAGACTTACCGAAGTTACGTCGCGTTCTGAGCTATCACATTTTGGATGGTGATGTTCGATTTGAGGATTTGACCGAAATCGAAGAAGCGCCAACGCTTGAAGGATCGGTGATTGCGGTCGATCATCAGGGTGGAATCAAAGTTAACGATATTGCTGTGACGAAAGCAGATATTTTGGCGGATAACGGTGTGATTCATGCGATCGATGGCATTTTGATGCCTGCTATTCTCGCGGGAAGCTAA
- a CDS encoding LOG family protein, producing MPKTIVGVMGVEEATPLEIQTAYELGAGIARSGWVVLSGGRNVGVMDAVSRGAKSCGGLTIGILPHQNSAMSDAIDIPIITDMGNARNNINVLSSQAIVTCGMGAGTASEIALALKAKKSVILLGAESIAQTFWRSLDPERVSIAATVEEALCQLKAILAAQK from the coding sequence ATGCCCAAAACGATCGTCGGGGTCATGGGAGTTGAAGAAGCGACTCCGCTCGAAATTCAAACGGCTTACGAACTCGGTGCGGGCATTGCGCGGTCTGGCTGGGTGGTCTTGAGCGGTGGGCGCAATGTTGGAGTCATGGATGCAGTCAGCCGAGGGGCAAAAAGCTGTGGTGGATTGACGATCGGCATTTTGCCGCACCAGAATTCCGCAATGAGCGATGCGATCGACATTCCGATCATCACGGATATGGGAAATGCGCGAAATAACATCAACGTGCTATCGAGTCAGGCGATCGTGACTTGCGGCATGGGGGCGGGAACGGCTTCAGAGATTGCTTTAGCGCTGAAAGCGAAAAAGTCTGTGATTTTGTTGGGCGCAGAGTCGATCGCGCAAACCTTTTGGCGATCGCTCGATCCAGAACGGGTGAGCATTGCAGCAACCGTAGAAGAAGCACTTTGTCAACTAAAAGCAATTCTTGCCGCACAAAAATAA